The Misgurnus anguillicaudatus chromosome 15, ASM2758022v2, whole genome shotgun sequence genome has a window encoding:
- the sema3ab gene encoding semaphorin-3ab: MEYLWGFVTLLWALSTPERGADAQRSKNNVPRLKLSYKEMLESNNLLTFNGLSNSSAYHTLLLDEERGRLFVGAKDHVLSFDLIDISMDQQLIAWPPSTSRRDECKWAGKDVQKECSNYIKVLQPFNQTHLYACGTGAFHPTCTYVEVGKRPEDNVFRLGSFENGRGKSPYDPKLLTASLLIDGELYAGTSADFMGRDFAIFRTLGKHHPIRTEQHDSRWLNDPRFVSVHLIPESDNPEDDKIFLFFRENAIDGEQISKATHARIGQLCKNDFGGHRSLVNKWTTFLKARLICSVPGLNGIDTHFDELQDVFLMSSKDPKNPIIYAVFTTSSNIFKGSAVCMYSMADIRRVFLGPYAHRDGPNYQWVPFLGRVPYPRPGTCPSKTFDGFESTKDFPDDVITFARSHPAMYNPVLPINNRPIIIRTDVDYQFTQIVVDRVEAEDGQYDVMFIGTDMGTVLKVVSIPRGTWHDLEEVLLEEMTVFREPTAITAIELSTKQQQLYLGSSIGVSQMPLHRCDVYGKACAECCLARDPYCAWDGSQCSRYFPTAKRRTRRQDIRNGDPLTQCSDLQHHDEADGDRGLQDRTVYGVENSSSFLECSPKSQRALIYWLFQRHGEDRKQEIKSDDRVLGTEQGLLIRTLHQKDSGVYYCHAVEHGFIQTLLRLTLHVIPTDHLDDLLHRDTPDTNDPTNGKMWYRDFLSLINPTTPNSVDQLCEQVWKRERKQRRQKANLLHASQSHASQLLQSSQSHASKWKLLQENKKGRNRRTHEMQRAPRSV; encoded by the exons AAATGTTGGAGTCGAACAACTTGCTGACTTTCAACGGATTGTCCAATAGTTCAGCCTATCACACGTTATTATTGGATGAGGAAAGAGGACGGCTTTTTGTGGGGGCAAAAGATCACGTCCTGTCCTTCGACTTGATTGACATTAGCATGGACCAACAACTA ATAGCTTGGCCACCATCAACTTCTCGACGAGATGAATGCAAGTGGGCTGGTAAGGACGTCCAG AAGGAATGTTCTAACTACATAAAGGTTCTGCAGCCGTTTAATCAGACGCATTTGTATGCATGTGGAACAGGAGCTTTTCATCCCACCTGTACTTATGTAGAAGTTGGAAAACGCCCAGAG GACAATGTTTTTCGGCTAGGATCCTTTGAGAATGGGCGTGGAAAAAGCCCCTACGACCCCAAACTCCTGACTGCCTCCCTACTGATAG ATGGGGAATTGTATGCCGGGACATCAGCTGATTTCATGGGCCGGGACTTTGCCATTTTCCGAACTTTGGGCAAGCACCATCCTATCAGAACAGAACAGCATGATTCCAGGTGGCTCAACG ATCCCAGATTTGTGAGCGTGCACCTCATTCCGGAAAGCGACAATCCGGAAGACGACAAGATCTTTCTGTTTTTCAGAGAAAATGCCATCGATGGGGAACAAATCAGTAAAGCCACACATGCCAGAATTGGACAGCTATGTAAG AATGACTTTGGAGGCCACAGGAGTTTGGTGAACAAATGGACCACGTTCCTGAAAGCCCGTTTAATCTGCTCGGTTCCAGGCCTGAACGGCATTGACACACATTTTGATGAATTGC AGGATGTTTTTCTCATGAGCTCAAAGGATCCCAAAAATCCAATTATTTATGCTGTGTTTACAACATCCAG TAACATCTTTAAAGGCTCCGCGGTGTGCATGTACAGTATGGCCGATATCAGGAGGGTGTTTCTCGGCCCCTATGCACACAGAGATGGACCCAACTACCAATGGGTACCATTTTTGGGTAGAGTACCATACCCAAGACCTGGCACG TGCCCAAGTAAAACATTTGATGGCTTTGAGTCGACAAAGGACTTTCCTGATGACGTTATCACATTTGCCAGGAGTCATCCGGCCATGTACAATCCAGTCTTACCCATTAACAACCGTCCAATCATAATCAGAACGGATGTGGATTATCAGTTTACTCAGATTGTAGTGGACAGGGTGGAGGCAGAAGATGGCCagtatgatgtcatgtttattgGCACCG ACATGGGCACAGTTCTTAAGGTGGTGTCCATACCCAGAGGAACCTGGCATGATCTTGAGGAAGTCCTGCTGGAGGAGATGACTGTGTTCAGA GAACCAACTGCCATCACAGCCATTGAGCTCTCCACAAAGCAG CAACAGCTCTATCTGGGATCCTCTATCGGGGTGTCTCAGATGCCCCTGCATCGCTGCGATGTTTATGGAAAGGCTTGTGCGGAGTGCTGCCTGGCACGTGATCCATATTGCGCCTGGGACGGCTCGCAATGTTCCAGATACTTCCCTACTGCTAAGAG GAGAACGAGGCGTCAGGATATCAGGAACGGAGACCCTTTGACTCAATGTTCAGATCTACAGCATCACG ATGAGGCAGATGGGGATCGAGGTTTGCAAGACAGGACGGTATATGGGGTTGAGAATAGCAGTTCGTTTTTGGAGTGCAGTCCTAAATCCCAGCGCGCTCTTATCTACTGGCTGTTTCAGAGACACGGGGAGGACAGAAAACAAgag ATCAAGTCAGATGACAGGGTGTTGGGTACAGAACAGGGTCTGTTGATCCGAACTCTACACCAGAAGGATTCAGGTGTGTATTACTGCCACGCCGTTGAGCACGGCTTCATCCAGACTCTCCTCCGTCTCACCCTCCACGTAATTCCCACCGACCACCTGGATGATCTTCTGCACCGAGACACACCAGACACAAACGATCCGACCAATGGCAAGATGTGGTATCGTGACTTTCTGTCCCTCATCAACCCCACCACCCCGAACAGCGTCGATCAACTCTGCGAACAGGTTTGGAAGAGAGAACGGAAACAGCGTAGGCAGAAAGCCAATTTACTGCATGCCAGTCAATCGCATGCCAGCCAGCTCCTCCAGTCTAGCCAATCACACGCCAGTAAGTGGAAGTTACTACAGGAAAACAAGAAAGGACGCAATCGCAGGACCCACGAGATGCAGCGGGCACCGCGGAGCGTGTGA